From the genome of [Chlorobium] sp. 445, one region includes:
- a CDS encoding low specificity L-threonine aldolase: MPSLIDLRSDTVTKPTPEMLAATLEPGLLAKLGDDVFGEDQLTAEFECEVAELLGKDAALFVPSGTMANQLALRVSTRDGDEVILESGAHIFHYETAAPAVLSRVQLRPIEGQDGVLSLDHIRDAVRATADWYPRTSLVCLENTHNRAGGTIYPIEEVERISQYCKSQNLHLHLDGARLWNACVATGLKPKDYAQHFDTISVCFSKGLGAPIGSMLVGAKDMIAVARRFRKMWGGAMRQVGVIASMARYALHHHYERLAEDHRHARQLAQAFCANPKFRLDLNLVQTNIVAVDVSPSGQDESAVVELFQQHHILISSIKKNFIRLVTHLGVSSQAIDHVCNIIKSV, encoded by the coding sequence ATGCCATCGCTGATTGATCTTCGTAGTGATACAGTTACGAAGCCTACACCCGAGATGCTTGCGGCAACGCTTGAGCCCGGCTTGCTTGCAAAACTCGGTGATGATGTCTTCGGTGAAGACCAGCTTACAGCAGAGTTTGAGTGTGAAGTTGCCGAACTTTTAGGCAAAGACGCGGCACTCTTTGTGCCAAGCGGCACGATGGCAAATCAGCTGGCGCTGCGTGTCAGCACGCGTGATGGGGATGAAGTGATTTTGGAATCGGGCGCACACATTTTTCACTACGAAACTGCTGCACCTGCGGTGCTCTCACGTGTGCAATTGCGACCGATTGAGGGTCAAGATGGTGTGCTTTCTCTCGATCACATTCGTGATGCGGTGCGTGCCACGGCGGATTGGTATCCTCGCACGTCGCTGGTTTGCTTGGAGAATACACACAACCGCGCAGGGGGCACAATTTATCCGATTGAGGAAGTTGAGCGCATCAGTCAATACTGCAAGTCCCAAAACTTGCACTTGCACTTAGATGGCGCGCGGCTCTGGAATGCTTGTGTTGCCACAGGCTTAAAGCCAAAAGACTATGCTCAGCATTTTGACACCATTTCTGTATGCTTCTCAAAAGGCTTAGGTGCACCTATTGGCTCGATGCTGGTGGGTGCGAAAGATATGATAGCCGTTGCGCGTCGGTTTCGCAAAATGTGGGGCGGCGCAATGCGGCAGGTTGGCGTCATTGCCTCTATGGCACGTTATGCTTTGCATCATCATTATGAGCGACTGGCAGAAGATCATCGCCATGCACGGCAACTTGCACAAGCCTTTTGTGCTAATCCTAAATTTCGTCTTGATTTGAATCTTGTGCAGACGAATATCGTTGCTGTCGATGTATCGCCCTCTGGGCAGGATGAAAGTGCTGTGGTTGAGCTCTTCCAACAACACCATATTTTGATTTCAAGCATCAAAAAAAATTTTATTCGTCTTGTTACTCATCTTGGCGTCTCAAGCCAAGCTATTGACCACGTTTGTAACATCATTAAATCTGTATAG
- a CDS encoding aldolase, which produces MRAKFGYFLAIFVHSRLCMAKISTEMDSSLQRTIVEVAHEVAALGFVAGYDGNVSLRASEGIYITASRTLKRRALLDDVSLLSLDGKWLEGKRAPSTEAHMHLYIYRERPDVSGIVHTHPVATTAFAAARRALDLAVFPEVILDIGAVPLAQYATPGTAEVAASLAPFIKAAHAILLSNHGLVALGEDIWQALYRTEKIGTCCKNTSNG; this is translated from the coding sequence ATGCGTGCGAAATTTGGCTATTTCTTGGCTATTTTTGTGCATTCCAGACTTTGCATGGCAAAAATTTCTACTGAAATGGACTCTTCACTACAGCGGACAATCGTCGAAGTTGCACATGAGGTTGCGGCGTTGGGCTTTGTTGCGGGCTATGATGGCAATGTTAGTTTGCGCGCATCGGAGGGGATTTACATCACAGCGTCGCGCACTTTGAAGCGCCGTGCCTTGCTTGATGATGTTTCGTTGCTCTCACTTGATGGCAAGTGGCTTGAGGGCAAGCGTGCGCCATCGACGGAAGCGCATATGCATCTTTACATTTATCGCGAGCGTCCTGATGTTAGCGGCATTGTGCACACTCACCCAGTTGCTACTACCGCCTTTGCTGCGGCGCGTCGTGCGTTAGACTTAGCTGTATTTCCTGAAGTGATCTTGGACATTGGTGCTGTACCGCTGGCACAGTATGCCACGCCTGGCACTGCGGAGGTTGCTGCCTCGCTTGCACCATTTATCAAAGCTGCGCATGCGATTTTGCTTTCAAATCATGGGCTCGTTGCACTTGGCGAAGATATTTGGCAGGCACTTTATCGCACAGAAAAAATTGGAACATGCTGCAAAAACACTTCTAATGGCTGA